The segment CGCTACTTCGACATGGCCGCCCGCACCCAGAGCTTCGTGCAGGCCGCCGAACGGCTGCACGTCACCCACGGCGCCGTCAGCCGCCAGGTGCGCCTGCTCGAAGAAAGCCTTGGGGTCGAATTGTTCGAGCGGCGCAACCGCGCCGTGCACCTGACCCACGCCGGGCGCAGCCTGCACGACACCACCCGGGCGATCTTCGAGCAGCTCGAAGGCGCCGTGCAGCGCCTGCAGCAGCCCGAGGACAAGGTGCTGGTGCTGTCCTGCGAGCCCACCATCGCCATGCGCTGGCTGATCCCGCGGCTACCGCGCTTTCACGCAGCGCACCCAGGCCTGCAACTGCACCTGGTGGCCGCCGGCGGCCCGGTGGACTTCACCCGCGGTGGTATCGACCTGGCCCTGCGCCGCGACGATTTCCACTGGAGCCGCCAGTTGCACAGCCAAAAGATTTGCGACGAATGGATCGGCCCGGTCAACGCACCGGGGCACCAAGGCACACGCCTGTTGCACAGCGCCACCCGCACCGATG is part of the Pseudomonas fakonensis genome and harbors:
- a CDS encoding LysR substrate-binding domain-containing protein; translated protein: MKLPPLATLRYFDMAARTQSFVQAAERLHVTHGAVSRQVRLLEESLGVELFERRNRAVHLTHAGRSLHDTTRAIFEQLEGAVQRLQQPEDKVLVLSCEPTIAMRWLIPRLPRFHAAHPGLQLHLVAAGGPVDFTRGGIDLALRRDDFHWSRQLHSQKICDEWIGPVNAPGHQGTRLLHSATRTDAWPTWQRLAGQPLGSHERSDFEHFYLSIQAASAGLGQAMASALMVRDELDSGQLQAPFGFIRDGSAYHLLSPQPIDDGSKRQCFAEWVNGECQACLAHLSLGQNDDPAPPSPPQVR